In Kangiella koreensis DSM 16069, the DNA window TAATGCGAACATTGATGATAGTTTCACTCTGATTGCATACTCCTGTATGCCATTGTTCCTAATCAGTATTTTCAGCGCCTATCCTTTATTGTGGATGAATACACTGCTGACCTTAGTTGCGGTGGCTTTGGCACTACGGATACTCTTTGCCGGCACCCCAATCATGATGGGTATTGATAAAGATCGCGGTATCTTATTTACCAACTCAATTCTTACCGTAGCGCTTGTCCTTACTGTCGCCGTGTTAGCCATCAGTGTCGTTTTCTGGGCGAACGGCATGGGGCCCGTTTTTACACGCTAGTGAGCTTTTAAGGACGGGATAGATAGCCAGAACTGTTTGATTGGGCTCGATAAAGAGCCCATAAGAATAGTTTTTGAAATTCGTCAGGTTCCGCGCTATTCTAAGCCTTGTCGGCACTGCAACCGAATGACCAGAGTCGACGTTTCCAGAGGAACAGGAGTGGGGCATACGATGGATACTGTATATAAAGGATTTAATTTCTCTTCAAATGCTGAGAATTATCGGCGCTATCGACCAGATTATCCGGATCAGCTTTATCATTATCTGGCTATGCTCAGTGACCACCATGAAAATGCGTGGGATGTGGCAACTGGTAGTGGGCAGGCAGCTATTGGTTTAGCACAGCATTTCACAAAAGTTTACGCATCTGATATCAGCACTCGCCAATTAAATAATGCGCATCAGCGAAAGAACATTAAATATTTTGTAGGCAGTGCAGAACAGTGTAAATTTCCGGACGAGAGTATGGACATCATAACAGTGGCTCAAGCACTGCATTGGTTTGATGTTGATAAGTTTTTTTCAGAAGCCAAACGGATATTAAGACCAGGTGGCATTTTAGCCGTATGGAATTACCAGTTACTGGAAATTAATTTAGAAGTGGATGCTGTCATTCGACACCTCTATGACCAGGTTTTAGCTGACTATTGGCCAATACAGCGTAAATCACTGGAAAATAATTTCGCCG includes these proteins:
- a CDS encoding Yip1 family protein; the protein is MKNRFNVLYNPAKAWEQLREEKFTVKQVYLRMVIWMALLPPLFAFIGAVYSGWRIGYEDPVKLTWESALTISIAAYLAILVGLYIFARLVHWMAQTYDSNANIDDSFTLIAYSCMPLFLISIFSAYPLLWMNTLLTLVAVALALRILFAGTPIMMGIDKDRGILFTNSILTVALVLTVAVLAISVVFWANGMGPVFTR
- a CDS encoding class I SAM-dependent methyltransferase, which gives rise to MDTVYKGFNFSSNAENYRRYRPDYPDQLYHYLAMLSDHHENAWDVATGSGQAAIGLAQHFTKVYASDISTRQLNNAHQRKNIKYFVGSAEQCKFPDESMDIITVAQALHWFDVDKFFSEAKRILRPGGILAVWNYQLLEINLEVDAVIRHLYDQVLADYWPIQRKSLENNFADYQFPFKTIPTPDFTVEKTWTFDQVIGYLNSWSATQNYIQQEHKNPISQLSQKLIFAWCDTNHMKKVRWPIKLTVCRKPES